From Catharus ustulatus isolate bCatUst1 chromosome 17, bCatUst1.pri.v2, whole genome shotgun sequence, the proteins below share one genomic window:
- the LOC117004194 gene encoding uncharacterized protein LOC117004194: MSGQGSQSCPVRTGNASNFSLHQPHDKVSVAPGETLTLTCTTSEMADPCPVRWLKGWGSESKTIYDQRESLPRVIRAMNGSNSDFTIYIRNVTREDMGTYYCVKFCKGNKGEDVLFECGRGTEVSVQERTLVPGMVAAAAGLCFLLLLLFIALCMYRRKRQAGVGSPCPGRTVAMGSFSFVPVQCCAGTPSTPSEGLDAESSHLPSQQSSKEENNIHYADLQPLSSAPRRSRSPGTASTEYASLRVGAK; this comes from the exons ATGTCCGGGCAGGGAAGCCAGTCCTGTCCCGTCCGAACCGG GAATGCGTCAAACTTCAGTCTGCACCAGCCCCACGACAAGGTGTCAGTGGCACCGGGGGAGACGCTCACCCTGACTTGCACCACGTCTGAAATGGCTGACCCATGTCCTGTGAGGTGGCTGAAGGGCTGGGGCAGTGAGAGCAAGACCATCTATGACCAGAGAGAGTCCTTACCCCGTGTGATCAGAGCAATGAATGGGTCCAACTCAGATTTCACCATCTACATCAGGAACGTTACACGTGAGGACATGGGCACCTACTACTGTGTGAAGTTTTGCAAGGGGAATAAGGGTGAGGATGTGCTGTTTGAGTGTGGCCGTGGCACAGAGGTGTCCGTGCAAG AGAGAACCCTGGTTCCTGGaatggtggctgcagctgcagggctctgcttcctcctcctcctcctcttcatcgCCCTTTGCATGTACAGGAGGAAGCGCCAAGCTGGGGTGGGCAGCCCGTGCCCGGGCAGGACAGTGGCCATGGGCAGCTTCTCGTTTgtccctgtgcagtgctgtgcagggacccccagcacccccag TGAAGGCCTGGATGCAGAGAGCTCCCACCTGCCCAGCCAG cagagcagcaaggaAGAGAACAACATCCACTATGCTGACCTGCAGCCCCTGTCCTCGGCCCCACGGCGCAGCAGGAGCCCGGGCACAGCCTCCACCGAGTATGCCAGCCTCAGGGTGGGTGCCAAGTGA